Within Peromyscus leucopus breed LL Stock chromosome 16_21, UCI_PerLeu_2.1, whole genome shotgun sequence, the genomic segment TCCCTCAATAGAACATctatttgaattttcaaaaatattcaagTAATTCTTGCTAATATACATgcaatcaaacaaaaatatcactgCTCATGTTCATTTGTCTATGAAAAACAAGTATAgggaactcacaaaatttttAAGTATCGATGAATAGATTCTACACTTattacacaatgtatcaccacttTCTATATATAACTAACTAGAAGAATGATTTCTCATAGTCTCCATAAATATGGCCAACACAACGGGTAAAATAAACAGGGAAtcctagttttgtttttgtttttttgttttgttttgtttttcaagccaaggtttctctgtgttaacagttctggctgccctggaactcaatttgtagaccaggatagcctcaaactcactgagatcttcctacttctttctcccaagtgctgggattaaaggagtgcaccaccactgccctgcttttgGTTCTTGAGATAATGTCTCTACCTAATCCAGGCCAGTcttgaagtcactatgtagcctaggctgaccctgaatttatgatcctcctgcctcatcctcacacacactccatgcCCCCATTACACCCCAAGTGCTTATAGGTATGTATCATCACAAACTTAATCTGGGTTCTTTATTATCATTAGCATATATCATTTCTATAACATAATGGTTTTcaatatgacattttcaaacGTGTACACAATATTCATTGATGCTATTCACTAGCCCCCTTTTCAGCCTCCCTTGACCCTCTATTGCATCCTACTGGTCCCTCTGCCccccaaaatagaaaaatatggaaGAGTCTCCAAATCTGCATTTCAGTTTCAGTATACGTTCTGCTGAAGCAAAAATCTGACCTGATAATTGAGAGGAGAAAGTGCggaagtcagaggagacaccTTCAGTTCTCCTACCTCACCTGTGGTGAGCCCTTAGCCTTACGAcactggaggggctggagagcccACCATACTGACACTTCCCAGATTCACTCAACTAAATTAAAAACCAGTGTATGGAACAGCTGGTAAAACTATGACTGTTGCTCCTCAGGAGAATATGCATCCTCACAGCAGAATTTCCCCTACAAATGCTATTGCTATTAACTACAAATAATAATTTCACTGTTTTCAGCTTTCTATAAAAGTATATGAGCCATAATAGAAACCTCTTCCTACATGAAGAATAAACAAGATTTCGAATATGGTAAAGCTCCATTTGTGTGTAGATATCAAATAATTCACCCACAGTAGCCATCGTGGCAAATATGGTAACAGATGAGAACGCAGTTAGTGTGTCCAATGTATAACGTCTCCAGAAAAAAAGACCTTGTGTTAGTGAGCAGACATCAAGGTTTCATCATGCTCAAGAATTAGATGGCGCTGGTAAATCACTAAAGGGTGATGATGCTTTTCATGAGAGGGTGCTTTTACTGGATGGCCATTAAGGTTTCCATAGCTAAAGAATATGATGATTTTTCACATAAATGGTCATGGTTCAAATTCACATGGAAATTATAGCATTTatctattttgtattatttttgatTTTAGGCTACTGAAGTAAGTTCTATAACTAAAATGAAGCATAGGAAGATAAGAGCCACTAGTTTCAGGTAAGTAGAAGTTATTTGGAAAATGTTTATTGGAGTAATATTGCTTGTGATTAAGAATCCTGAGAAAATACCACCAATGGCAAAATATTTAATAGttaattaaaatgattattttcattaatattggGTAAGGGCAAAATTGGAGTTTTcttaaagtagcaacaaaaaaaattttctaCTGGATGCAGCTGTTAGGGAAGTAGAAATAAAGAGGCCATTCTACCCCATGCAGCATCTGGAAGACTCCATGAACAGTCCCTAAAACGATGGGAACAAAGGCAAGATTACAAGAGATTGGTATTATGAAAACAGTATGACCATCCGGAAAACCACGACTTACTATCCAACACCAAGTAAGATAAGTTATGCAAAAGTTATTGGAAACGCACAACATACCGGATCGGTCATGTGTTCTTTTAATTACAAGGAGAgggaaaagcaaaacagaaccgCCCAACAAATACGGTAAAACCGCAAGTTTTGGAAAAGCTAGGGAAGCCGACTTCCCGGTTAGCGGCCATGTACGTGTACACAACCGCACAAAACCAGGCGGATTACAAGCcctactcaaaaaagaaaaccgTTACAAAGTGATAAACACCTGGATTTAATTTACACCCCTCACTTCGGCCAGGACCAGGAAAAGCCTGGCCAATCTAAGTTCCCCAACATCCAGGCGCTCGGCAGAGCTCCTCAGCCCtcgccctggggggggggggggcagcaaggAGCCCCCGCCACGCGGGAGTCCCGAAACCCGCACGGTCACAATCCCGCTGGCCCCAAAGGCGACCgggcggggaggggcggggcggaacggggcggggggggggggtagactCAGAGAGTTCCGCCGCCCGGGACCGGGGAACACGCCAGGGCGCGGGCTCACCAGCTGCCGCACCTCGTCCAAAGAGGCCATAGCCCTGGGGAGATGTCGCGGAACGGTGGTCTCAGGCCGGACCGGACCCAAACGCACGTCCCGGGCGGCGTCCGAGAGAGACCGGCTGGGCGTGACAAGCGGGGCACGGGGCGTGCCCGGGCGAGCCGCAGCCGTCCGTTAGTGGGCGGGGCGGCCTCGGCCGAGAGGCTGGGGCGGGGCCAAGGCCGGCGGCCGCGGGAACGCGCCAGGGGCGGGCCCGGGCTTTTCCCGCGCTCCGGGCGAGCCTCTCCCGGCGCTGTGCTTCTCCCGGGACGTTTTAGACGAAAAGCCAGGGagcaggggaagagggaggggaccaAGAAGCAGGGGACGTGAAGAAAACGTTAGGCACCGCAACGCCCCGCTCCGGCGGAAGCAGTGATTGCGGGACCCCTCTCCGCGCGCGGAGCCCGGAAGTGGGCGTGGCCTTGGGCCGCAGACCGGCGCCGAGATTGAGGCCCAAACGGAAGTGGGCGTGGTGGAGGGTGTGTCCACAGGGGGGCACTGCCCCAGAGTGAGGCGGCGTCTGCGGTCCCGGGAGTCAGCGTCTCTGAAACTGGCATCGCGTGCGTCTTGTCGCTCTCCAGGTTCCCCAGGCGCGCGGCTATGGTGTCGGGCTGAGCTGTCGGCGGGGCGGAGGAGCTGAGCTGCGGGATGGAGGGGCCGCTGGAGCCGAGCTCCGAGACGATCCTGCGCTTTCTCGCCGAGCGCGGGGGCCGGGCCCGGCACTCGGAATTGGTGCAGCACTTCAGGGACGCCCTGGGCGGCCAGCGCGAGCAGCGCACCCGCGCCCGCGAACACTTCAAGGAACTGGTCAACGCGGTGGCCACCGTGCGCACCGACCCCGCGGATGGTACCAAGTATGTGCACCTCAAGAAGAGGTTCTGGACAGGGGGGTCCCCTCCGCTGGAGGCCTCGCTCCCCCGGGACCTACCGCGTATCGAGGTGACTGAGGAGCCTCCAGTCCCGGACCTTCCAGCCGAGCCCTGCGAGGGCAGCCCGCTCCAGGAGGGGGCAGATCCACAGTTGTCTCTCGGGCTGGGTGGCGAAGCGAGTGACCCGGAGCCTCCGATCCCTGCTCAGAGTGGGGCCCAGGGTAAGAACTCGCCGCAGGAGGGCCAGGCGGAGTCCTGGGCTTCAGTCGCCGGGCCCAGCGAGAACCTGAAACTCCCATCACAGGGCGGTGAGGAGGTCGAAGGGACCAGTTCCCCCGGTGGGCCGAATACGCCGAGGTCGGCTCGTCAGAACTTTCGGGACCTGGTGATGGGCAGCTCCCCTCAACTCAAGAGGAGCGCGGGCCCGGGGGACGGTAGCTCTGGGAGCATCTCCGGAGGGGGTCGCGGCCGAGGAGGGGGCGACTCGGATAGCGCATCGTTGGCTTCGTCATCCGCCGAAGAGGAGAGCAGCGGTGCGGGCGCGGTCactctggatcccctggagcacGCCTGGATGCTCTCGGCTTCGGAGGGCAAGTGGGACAGCCTGGAAGGGCTGCTCACTTGTGAGCCTGGCCTGCTGTCGAAGCGAGACTTCATCACCGGCTTCACCTGTCTCCACTGGGCCGCCAAGCACGGCAGGCAGGAGGTCCTGGCCATGTTGGTCAACTTTGCCAGCAAACACCAGCTGCCAGTGAACATCAATGCCAGGTCGAGCGGCGGCTACACTGCCCTCCATTTGGCGGCCATGCATGGGCACGTGGAGGTGGTGAAGTTACTAGTCGGGGCCTATGACGCAGATGTGGACATCAGGGACTACAGCGGGAGGAAGGCCTCTCAGTACCTGAGCGAGAGCATCGCAGAGGAGATCAAGAGCCTGGTGGGAGCCATGGACGAAGATGATGGGGACAGTACCACCGGCCGCGGGAGTGGGCGCTGGAGACTTTCGAAGGTGCTCCCGTCACACCTCATCACTTACAAACTCTCGCAGGGCATGGAAGATGGAACTgaacatcaccatcaccaccaccaccacgtcgCCGAAGGATGGCCCGGAAGCAAAGCAAAAGATTCAGGTCGCAAAGCCTTGGGCAGCTCCAGTGGACGGATAAAACCACGACTCAACAAAATCCGATTCCGAACCCAGATCATTCACACCACACCCTCCTTCAAGGATACCGAACAGGccctggaggaaggggaagaggaggaagaggaaaggtctCTTAAAGGCTACTCATCTTCCTTCAAACTGAGACCGAAGTCCAATGTATTTGGGTAAAAAAATAATCCGTGCTAGAAATGCTAAGGTTTAGTTGTCTTCAAGGTAGAATAATAGTGGCTGTGGATAGATAAGAGAGTGGAACCAGAAAAGACAGGATAACATTACGAATTTTAACTTGTGGGCTTGGGGTGGTCCGTAGTAATCCTTTCAGGATAGCCATTCTGGGGCGAGAGAATGTCTTAAATGATTCACAATCCATTGATCTgtgcctctctccccaccccacccttgtaACCTGGGACATGTGAGAACTGGAATGGACTGATGACTAAGAGCTGCTTTGCTTTAACCATTTCTAGATACCATACACAGTAAGGACTGCCACACTTTCACGCCTGTTTTTCCAAGTCACTCTTAGGACATCAGAAAATGCAAACTGTATGCTAATAGAAACTGAGCCTGGTCATGTTTGTAAGTGAACCAAACTATGGGCTGTCCTGGTTTCTTACTGTTCAGTTCGCACTTGCTCCTTAAGGTGCTAACGAAGGTCCAGGTCAGAGTTGAAATGTGAAACTGCAAACGAGAATTATGTGAGTCAAGCTGGGAACCCTGTTGGTATCTTACTTATAGTATAAGCAGCGGTTCCcatttttcaaaagcaatttCAGTTTTAATCACTGAACTAAAGAAATAAGCAGCGTTTGCTTTTGAGTTATTGTAATATGGTTTGTGCCCATATAATGCTATTCAGTATACGGTACATGATTAAtcacaaatttttatttaaatagaacacTTAGCAGTCTATGgtacttttttaaatgtgtgtcttGATGAGCATTAACTTGTTTTGCTACTCTGAAATTCTCACCTTTCTGGGGTTTGTACTCTGGCGATTCTTTTTGATGAAACTTACGGTACTTAGACTGATTTACATATTACTTAAATCTTTTCTTGTTTAGAAAATAGCAGAAATCAGTATAAGTATTAATAAGCCTATGCTTCTGTGAAGTAGTTATTAAATCAATTTAATATGGTTCTCATATAagagatatttaattttattaatacattCACAGTCTCTATGCTTCATAGCAACATTTTACAAATGTTCAAAATCTTTCACTTTTCTTACATTTCTTCGTATCTACTCAAAGAGCTATCTGTGGTATAGTTACTTAAAAGCTAGATAGTTTGCCCATTTAAAAATGGGCAGATGTGTTATActttatagaaagaaaag encodes:
- the Sowahc gene encoding ankyrin repeat domain-containing protein SOWAHC isoform X1 — protein: MEGPLEPSSETILRFLAERGGRARHSELVQHFRDALGGQREQRTRAREHFKELVNAVATVRTDPADGTKYVHLKKRFWTGGSPPLEASLPRDLPRIEVTEEPPVPDLPAEPCEGSPLQEGADPQLSLGLGGEASDPEPPIPAQSGAQGKNSPQEGQAESWASVAGPSENLKLPSQGGEEVEGTSSPGGPNTPRSARQNFRDLVMGSSPQLKRSAGPGDGSSGSISGGGRGRGGGDSDSASLASSSAEEESSGAGAVTLDPLEHAWMLSASEGKWDSLEGLLTCEPGLLSKRDFITGFTCLHWAAKHGRQEVLAMLVNFASKHQLPVNINARSSGGYTALHLAAMHGHVEVVKLLVGAYDADVDIRDYSGRKASQYLSESIAEEIKSLVGAMDEDDGDSTTGRGSGRWRLSKVLPSHLITYKLSQGMEDGTEHHHHHHHHVAEGWPGSKAKDSGRKALGSSSGRIKPRLNKIRFRTQIIHTTPSFKDTEQALEEGEEEEEERSLKGYSSSFKLRPKSNVFGTFKLVVILESRTTGLPEHTPTSD
- the Sowahc gene encoding ankyrin repeat domain-containing protein SOWAHC isoform X2; amino-acid sequence: MEGPLEPSSETILRFLAERGGRARHSELVQHFRDALGGQREQRTRAREHFKELVNAVATVRTDPADGTKYVHLKKRFWTGGSPPLEASLPRDLPRIEVTEEPPVPDLPAEPCEGSPLQEGADPQLSLGLGGEASDPEPPIPAQSGAQGKNSPQEGQAESWASVAGPSENLKLPSQGGEEVEGTSSPGGPNTPRSARQNFRDLVMGSSPQLKRSAGPGDGSSGSISGGGRGRGGGDSDSASLASSSAEEESSGAGAVTLDPLEHAWMLSASEGKWDSLEGLLTCEPGLLSKRDFITGFTCLHWAAKHGRQEVLAMLVNFASKHQLPVNINARSSGGYTALHLAAMHGHVEVVKLLVGAYDADVDIRDYSGRKASQYLSESIAEEIKSLVGAMDEDDGDSTTGRGSGRWRLSKVLPSHLITYKLSQGMEDGTEHHHHHHHHVAEGWPGSKAKDSGRKALGSSSGRIKPRLNKIRFRTQIIHTTPSFKDTEQALEEGEEEEEERSLKGYSSSFKLRPKSNVFG